The following is a genomic window from Psychrobacter immobilis.
AGCAATGTGCGGTATTGAAATAAAGCACGATGGAGCAAAGGTATTATCGATTAAAGGCGATAAAGATGATCCATTTTCTAAAGGGTATATTTGTCCAAAAGCGACTGCTTTGCAAGACTTGCATGAAGACAGTGATCGCCTGAGTCATCCCGTTGAGAGAACCGCTAACGGTTGGAAAGAGATTGGCTGGGCTGAAGCTCTCGATAAGGTTGCCGCCGGTATTCAGTCGGTACAGAAAAAACATGGTCAAAACGCTTTCGGTATTTATCTAGGCAATCCTAATGTCCATAATTTGGGCGGCATGTTAACTATTAAGCATCTATTAACCAGTATCAAGACGCGCAGTCGCTTTTCTGCGACTTCCATCGACCAGTTGCCGCATCACATTGTTAGCATGCATCTGTTCGGGCATATGCTGCGCATCCCTGTGCCTGACGTCAATCGTACTCAATATATGCTCATCATTGGTGGCAATCCGCTAGCGTCTAACGGCAGTATTATGACCGCACCAAATATGCGTCAAAAACTAAAAGATATCAAAGCGCGTGATGGTAAAGTGGTAGTCATTGATCCAAGACGCACCGAAACGGCAGATATTGCTAGCGAGCATCATTTTATCCGCCCAGCGACCGATGTTTTGCTCTTGCTTGCCATGCTCAATGAAATTTATCTCCAAGGATATGCGGATAAGCCACATGCTAAAAATAGTAGAGCGGCGGCGCTCGTGCCAGAGATTGCACGCATTGCAGACTTTGCAAAAGACTATAGCGCCGAGTCCGTTGCTGAGATTACTGGCATTGCGGCAAAAGAGATTAAACGACTGGTCAAAGAGTTTTGTGAAGCCGAAAGCTCGGTCTGTTATGGGCGCATGGGCGTCTCGGTGCAAGAGTTTGGCTTACTGAGTCAATATCTAATCATGCTGATTAATATTGTCACAGGTCGTTTGGATGAAGTGGGTGGTCTGATGTTCCCCAATCCTGCGGTCGACGTGGTCAATAACTCAGGCCCAGGTTATTTAGGTAAGCGCCATAGCCGCGTGAGTAACTTGCCTGATTTTAATGGCGATTATCCCGTCGTGGCAATGGCGGATGAGATGTTGGTAGAAGGGGCGGGGCAGTTAAAAGGCTTTATGACTGTCGCGGGCAACCCTGTACTCAGCACGCCAAATGGTGAAAAGTTAGATACGGCTTTTGCCAACTTAGACTTTATGGTCGCTATTGACTACTTTGTCACAGAAACCAGCCGTCATGCGCATATCATTTTGCCACCGGTATCGCCGCTAGAGCGCGATCATTATGACGTCACCTTTAACAATTTTGCCGTCCATAACGTGGCTAAATATTCAGAGGCATTGTTTGCTAAGCAAAGAAGCGCCAAGCATGACTGGCAAATTTACTTAGAGCTGGCGAAACGCTTGGATAAAAAAGCCGCCCTTGCAACCAAAGTTGAACGCCTAATAATAAAAGTTTTGGGTCCGAAATTTGTGCTTAATCAAGGTCTAAAACGTGGGCCTTATAAGGGTCTCAATCTAAAGCAATTGAAGGAAAATCCGCATGGAATTGATTTGGGATCGCTCAAAACTATGCTGCCACAAGCGTTAAAACACAAAGACAAGCAGATTCATCTCAATGTTGATTTTTATCAAGCAGATTTAGAGCGCGTACAGGAGATGATGCAGGACTATGATGACAAGCAAATTCTATTGATTGGTCGTCGTCATGTACGCAGTAATAATTCGTGGCTACACAACAGCTATCGCTTGGTAAAAGGTAAGCCGCGCTGTACTTTGATGCTGCATCCTGAAACAGCGAAAGAGTACGGTATTGAGGATGGTCAAAACGTAAAAGTAACGTCGCGTGTGGGTAGTGTGACGATCGTAGCAGAAGTGACGGATGAGCTGATGCCCAAAGTGGTGAGTATCCCCCATGGTTGGGGTCACGGCCGTAAAGGGGTAAGACAAAAAATCGCTCAAGCGCATGCGGGCGTCAGTGTCAATGATTTGACGGACGATACCTTAATCGATCAGCTAAGTGGCAATGCGGCAGTCAATGGTGTACCAGTACAATTGGAAGCAATCGCGCCAGAAGCGACTGATTTGGAGACGGCTGATTCTGACGTTGATTTCGATATGAAATCAGGGAGCGCTGCATAAAATAGTTCTAGAATAAAAGTCTTCCATATAAAGAAAAAAGGCGCTGACTTATATTGGTAGCGCCTTTTTTACGTTTCTTATTCTTACGTTACTAGGCCAACAAAATCAAAATCGACTGGCGGCGTCTCACCTTGTATCAATAAGCTGATAGCCTGCGCCGAACCGCAAGCATGCGTCCAGCCAAGCGTACCATGACCCGTATTAAGCCATAAATTATCAAAACTAGCATCCACATTATGACTGCCATGACGGACTTGACCTCTGTGCGCGCGCCCAATTAACGGCACATTAGAAGGTGTCATCGGACGCAGCCCTGTCCAGTATTGTACAGAATTGGCGATGATACCTTTGGGAAATAACTGCTGCACACGGCGGGTAATGGCTGCACAGCGGGTGCTATTTAAATCCAAATTGTAGCCGTTAAATTCTGCTGTTCCAGCGACGCGTAGCTTGTCGCCAAGGCGTGATGTCACCAGCTTAAACTCATCATCAATGAGACTGACAAAGGGTGCCAGATGCGGGGCGCGAGGGTTGATTTGATAAGTGGCCGAGTAGCCTTTAGCAGGGAAAATAGGTAGATGAATATGCAGCGGTTTCATGAGCGATACGCTATAGCTGCCCAATGCCAGTACATGGCTGTCTGCACTAAAGGTTTGCGCGTTTTCTCCCTTAGGTTGAATGGTAATACTATGCACATGCGGGCGCGCAGAATAGTCGTCAGTGTTTAACGCCAGAATCTCGGTATCGTATAAAAACTTAACGCCAGCCTCGATGCAGCGCTCGGCTAAGCGTTGGGTCAATAAATGGGCATTACCCGATTCATCACGGCTGGTATAAGTCGCACCTTTTAGCTTATGAGCAATAGGGTAAAGCGCAGGCTCTAAGTTAACGGCATTATTGATATCGATGACATGACGCTCACAGCCTAACTCTTGCATGCGCTCCGTTGGCGCAATGGCGGCATCAAATTCCGCTTGATTGGTATAAAAATGCATAATACCGCGCGTTTGCTGCTCGTAATCAATATCAATATCAGCACGCAGCTGTTGTAGTGCATCTCGTGAATACAAGCCTAAACGTACCATTTGTACCAGATTGGCATCGGCTCTATCTGCACGGCATTCTTGCAAAAACTGCATCGCCCACTTAAGCTGCGCCTTATCAGCACGCAAGCGATACAGCAGCGGTGCATCCTCGCGAAACAGCCATTTAAGCGCTTTCATAGGAGCCGCAGGATTGGCCCAAGGGGTTGCGTGCGAGACAGATATTTGACCACCATTGGCAAATGAGGTCTGCATACCGGCAGCTGGCTCACGCTCAATGACGGTCACATCGTAGCCTGCTTGGCGAAGATACCATGCGGTGGTCACGCCCACCACACCCGCTCCGAGTACCGCAATATGGGTCATAGATTACTCTGCTGCTTTTTTAGTAAAAATGTTTTGACGAGTGCTGCTTATTACGCGTCACTCATCATATCGCACTATTTTTGGCGCGCAACATCGGCTTGCAGCGCTTGCGGTAAGTCTAATATAGTAAGCTCACTATCGGCTAAATGCTCTGGACGGGCAACGACCAATGCTTTAAAACCATTACCATTAATAGTGTCATCGGCAATCGCATTAACCACCTGAATTTTTTCTAGCTTGTCACCGGCTGCTGGCACGTCACCTGCGCCGCTGACATAATGTAAAAACGCTTTTGGCGCTGCCTTAAAATAAATACGGGCAATCACTTCTTGACCAAGATAGCAGCCTTTATCATAGTCCATACCGCCGCGCTGATGCAGACGCAGCTCTTGTGGCTGAAACAGACCTTGGGTTGCAGCAACTATCCAATAGTTGCCAATGGCAAGACTCTCTTGCATCCACGCTTGGGTATCGGTTGGCTTATTGTGGTCTTCTTGATGGCTAAAGGTTGGCACGTCATCAAGCACGCAAGGATAAATGGGCGCGGGCGCACTGGTGTCAAATTTTGAAAAGGCACCGAACTTTTTTAAATGGGCTTGAAAAGCCTCAGCGCAATCGGCACTGATAACCACATCATAATGCTTTTCAGCTTGTTTTTTTATCCATAAACCAAAATCAATGCGACCTTTTAAATTGCTAAGCGCCGTTGCTTGATAACTGAGTCCGAGCTTGGTGACATCAGAGGTTAGCTGACCCTGCAAGAATTTTTCTGCATCTTCACCTTGAATCGTTAGTTGAACAAATTGTGGCAATGTTGATGAGAGGGTCGATACGTTTGATTGAGTCATTATTATTATCCTATTCATAAGTCGCTATCGTTATCAGTAGCCATAGCCTCAGATATTGTGGTGAATACTGAGTTGTTAAAGTAATTGCTAAAGTAAATATTGAGGTTTTTACCATCTAAAGATATATGGCCATCAAACCAAATTTAGTTAAAGCAGAGTACCACAAAACACTGTGTGATAAAAAACGTCCGCTGTAAGACATGAGCGAATCTATCAATTAGTCACAGCACCGCATTTACGAGCGAAGCGATTGGTTAAAGCTGGCGAGTTACGGTACAATGTTAGCTCTAGAATACACCCAATTTATCACGGCTGACGAGGAAATTATGAGCTTACCCAATTGCCCAAAATGCGATGCTGAATATACGTACGAAGATGGTGCGTTACTGGTATGTCCCATGTGTGCTCATGAATGGACTGCGGCTGAAACCGATGCGGCACAAGCTGAAGAGCAAGACGCGGTCATTCGTGATGCGGTCGGTAATGAGCTGCAAGATGGCGATACCGTCACCGTGATTAAAGACTTAAAAGTCAAAGGTTCATCGATTGTTATTAAAGTCGGTACTAAAGCAAAAGGTATTCGCCTGCTGCCCGATGCCTCTGATGGTCATGATATTGACTGTAAACTTGATGGTTTTGGCCCAATGAAGCTTAAATCATCTGTTGTTAAAAAAGCATAAATTATTAAATGTGCTTTAAAAATCTGCTAAGCATTAACAACAAGCCGCAAAGTTATTTTTAATAAAATAAGACAGAACCAATATTAAAGAAATAATAAGTAGAGAATAATGATGAGCACTAAAAACGAACAGCTATTTGCGCAAGCCCGAAAACATATTCCTGGCGGCGTAAACTCGCCAGTCCGTGCCTTTGCTGGTGTCGGTGGCACGCCTATTTTTATGCACCGTGCTAACGGCAGCAAAATTTATGATACCGAAGACAATGCTTATATCGATTATGTCGGCTCTTGGGGTCCAATGATTTTGGGTCATGCGCACCCTAAAGTGATTGATGCGGTCAAAAAAGCAGCGGATGATGGTTTAAGTTTTGGTACGCCAACGCCGTTTGAAACGACTGTTGCCGATAAAATTTGCGAAATTGTCCCAAGCGTTGAGATGATTCGTATGACCAGCTCCGGTACAGAAGCGACCATGAGTGCAATTCGTCTGGCTCGTGGCTATACCCAGCGTGACAAAATCGTTAAGTTTGAAGGCTGCTATCATGGGCATTCAGACAGCTTATTGGTAAAAGCAGGTTCGGGCATGCTAGATATTGGCGAGCCAACATCAAAAGGTGTGCCAGCTGATTTTGCTAAGCACACCATTACGATTCCTTATAATGACCCACAAGCGATTAAAGATTGCTTTGAGAAATGGGGCGAAGAAGTCGCTTGCGTGATCTTAGAACCGATCGCTGGCAACATGAATATGGTCATTCCGACCCAAGAATTCCATGATACCTTGCGTGCAGAATGTACTGCCAACGGTTCAGTGCTGATCTTTGATGAAGTGATGACGGGCTTCCGTGTCGGACTGGGCGGCGCACAAGCATACTTCGGTATTGATCCTGATTTGACCTGCTTTGGTAAAATCATCGGTGCAGGTTTGCCAGTTGGTGCTTTCGGTGGTAAAAAAGAAGTGATGTCTTGCATTGCGCCACTCGGCGGCGTCTACCAAGCCGGCACATTGTCAGGTAATCCACTGGCAATGCGTGCGGGTATCGCGATGTTTGAAGACTTAACCGTAGATGGCTTTTATGCTGAGTTAGCAGCGAAAGTTGATCGTCTAGTAGGCGGTTTTCAAGCGGCAGCTGACAAACATGGCATCAACATGCGTACCAATAAATTGGGCGGTATGTTTGGCATGTTCTTTGTTAAAGACAATGAAACTGACACGCCAAAGAACTTCGATGACGTGACAGAGTGTGATATGACGGTGTTTAATACGTTCTTCCATGGCATGTTGGATCGCGGTATTTATCTGGCACCGTCTGCTTATGAAGCAGGCTTTATGTCAATTAAACACAGCAATGAAGATATTGATGCGTCGATTAAAGCCGCTGACGAAATTTTTGCAGAAATGGCAAAAGCGTAACTGTTTGTTCAGGACCTTGTTTATTTAAGACCTTGTTTATTTAAGATCTGTTTAAAATGTATGTACTTACAAGAACCAGTATGAGAGATCATGCTGGTTTTTTTGTGCCCAATATTTATCCTTTTCTGATTTTCACTATGAAAGATAAAGATTTTCTGACGATGATTGCATAAACTAAAAAACTAGGACGAAGACAATTCCTTCTTTGGGTGATTGCAAAATAAACAATAAATTATGCTATTCTGAGATGAATCAAGACAATTGAGCAAGGACGCCAACTGATGACTACAAGCACTAATGATATGCCTAGCAGTAATACGCCACCGTTATGGCAAGCCTCATATGAGAAATATGGAATAAGAAATAATTTAGATGTATTAGAGAACAAGCACAACCTGCTAGATTTATTGCAACCCAAAATAGATCAGCATAGTGATTCTGTGGCTTTTAGTATGGGGCCCGCCACCCTTACCTTTGCACAATTGGATATTGCCAGCCGCCGCTTTGCTGCTTTTTTGCAAGCACAAGGAATCAGCAAAGGCGACCGTGTTGCTGTGCAATTACCCAATATATTGCAGTATGCCGTGGTGTTACTTGGTTGTCTGCGAGCAGGCGCGGTATTGGTGAATGTCAATCCGATGTATACCCATTATGAATTGGCACATCAGCTGACGGATGCTCAAGCTAGTGTGCTGATTGTCCTCGATGGTATGACCTCTGCTTACGATCAGTTAGATGATGCAGTCAAAGCGCAACTGTCATTGGTTGTACATTGTTCCGTCAATCCGAATGCTGCACCTGCTGATAACGATATTGCCTTGCTTACCCAACTTGAACCGTCGACCGATACTACTCGTCAATTCAATCAAACCAACCAAACCACAGCCGATAATGCTGCAAAAAATATCTCAGAGCAGAATATAAGCTTTGCCCATATTATGAGTGCATACCACGCTGAGCAATATCAGCCTGTTACTATTGAGCGTGAAGATTTAGCTTTATTGCAATATACGGGTGGCACGACCGGCAAGCCAAAAGGTGCGATGCTCACGCATTACAATGTCATGGCCAATGTCTGTCAGTGTTATGCGATGTTTGGTCATGCGATTGAAGCGGGTCGTAGCGAGCAGATTAAAATACTCAATCCGTTGCCGCTCTATCATATCTTCTCATTTACCGTTTGCGGCTTACTAGGCATTTATGGTGGCTGGGAAGATATACTGGTCACCAATCCGCGTGATATCGATGGATTAGTCAATACCATCGAGCAGCATCGTCCGCATGTCATTCCTTCGGTTAATACCTTATTTATTGGTATGCTGCATCATCCAAAGTTTGCCAACCTTGATTTTAGTCGCTTGGCACTATCTATCGGTGGCGGCACCGCAATTATCAAAGCGGTATCTGATCAGTGGCAACAAGTCACTGGTATGATTATCAATGAAGGTTACGGCAT
Proteins encoded in this region:
- a CDS encoding zinc ribbon domain-containing protein YjdM — encoded protein: MSLPNCPKCDAEYTYEDGALLVCPMCAHEWTAAETDAAQAEEQDAVIRDAVGNELQDGDTVTVIKDLKVKGSSIVIKVGTKAKGIRLLPDASDGHDIDCKLDGFGPMKLKSSVVKKA
- a CDS encoding molybdopterin oxidoreductase family protein; the encoded protein is MASEKSHKDEQTHFRTCNLCEAMCGIEIKHDGAKVLSIKGDKDDPFSKGYICPKATALQDLHEDSDRLSHPVERTANGWKEIGWAEALDKVAAGIQSVQKKHGQNAFGIYLGNPNVHNLGGMLTIKHLLTSIKTRSRFSATSIDQLPHHIVSMHLFGHMLRIPVPDVNRTQYMLIIGGNPLASNGSIMTAPNMRQKLKDIKARDGKVVVIDPRRTETADIASEHHFIRPATDVLLLLAMLNEIYLQGYADKPHAKNSRAAALVPEIARIADFAKDYSAESVAEITGIAAKEIKRLVKEFCEAESSVCYGRMGVSVQEFGLLSQYLIMLINIVTGRLDEVGGLMFPNPAVDVVNNSGPGYLGKRHSRVSNLPDFNGDYPVVAMADEMLVEGAGQLKGFMTVAGNPVLSTPNGEKLDTAFANLDFMVAIDYFVTETSRHAHIILPPVSPLERDHYDVTFNNFAVHNVAKYSEALFAKQRSAKHDWQIYLELAKRLDKKAALATKVERLIIKVLGPKFVLNQGLKRGPYKGLNLKQLKENPHGIDLGSLKTMLPQALKHKDKQIHLNVDFYQADLERVQEMMQDYDDKQILLIGRRHVRSNNSWLHNSYRLVKGKPRCTLMLHPETAKEYGIEDGQNVKVTSRVGSVTIVAEVTDELMPKVVSIPHGWGHGRKGVRQKIAQAHAGVSVNDLTDDTLIDQLSGNAAVNGVPVQLEAIAPEATDLETADSDVDFDMKSGSAA
- a CDS encoding AMP-binding protein; protein product: MTTSTNDMPSSNTPPLWQASYEKYGIRNNLDVLENKHNLLDLLQPKIDQHSDSVAFSMGPATLTFAQLDIASRRFAAFLQAQGISKGDRVAVQLPNILQYAVVLLGCLRAGAVLVNVNPMYTHYELAHQLTDAQASVLIVLDGMTSAYDQLDDAVKAQLSLVVHCSVNPNAAPADNDIALLTQLEPSTDTTRQFNQTNQTTADNAAKNISEQNISFAHIMSAYHAEQYQPVTIEREDLALLQYTGGTTGKPKGAMLTHYNVMANVCQCYAMFGHAIEAGRSEQIKILNPLPLYHIFSFTVCGLLGIYGGWEDILVTNPRDIDGLVNTIEQHRPHVIPSVNTLFIGMLHHPKFANLDFSRLALSIGGGTAIIKAVSDQWQQVTGMIINEGYGMSETAPVISFNPPGIDRFNGSVGLPLAMMNIKIIDEQGATCAIGTRGEVCIKGPQVMRGYWQRDNADTFTKDGYFKSGDIGVLDKHGFLTLVDRKKDMILVSGFNVYPNEVEAALTEHPKVLEVAVVGIADEHSGEVPKAFVVKKDLSLTVEELQSFASERLTGYKRPQSYEFIDELPKTAVGKILRKSLR
- the ygfZ gene encoding CAF17-like 4Fe-4S cluster assembly/insertion protein YgfZ — encoded protein: MTQSNVSTLSSTLPQFVQLTIQGEDAEKFLQGQLTSDVTKLGLSYQATALSNLKGRIDFGLWIKKQAEKHYDVVISADCAEAFQAHLKKFGAFSKFDTSAPAPIYPCVLDDVPTFSHQEDHNKPTDTQAWMQESLAIGNYWIVAATQGLFQPQELRLHQRGGMDYDKGCYLGQEVIARIYFKAAPKAFLHYVSGAGDVPAAGDKLEKIQVVNAIADDTINGNGFKALVVARPEHLADSELTILDLPQALQADVARQK
- a CDS encoding D-amino acid dehydrogenase translates to MTHIAVLGAGVVGVTTAWYLRQAGYDVTVIEREPAAGMQTSFANGGQISVSHATPWANPAAPMKALKWLFREDAPLLYRLRADKAQLKWAMQFLQECRADRADANLVQMVRLGLYSRDALQQLRADIDIDYEQQTRGIMHFYTNQAEFDAAIAPTERMQELGCERHVIDINNAVNLEPALYPIAHKLKGATYTSRDESGNAHLLTQRLAERCIEAGVKFLYDTEILALNTDDYSARPHVHSITIQPKGENAQTFSADSHVLALGSYSVSLMKPLHIHLPIFPAKGYSATYQINPRAPHLAPFVSLIDDEFKLVTSRLGDKLRVAGTAEFNGYNLDLNSTRCAAITRRVQQLFPKGIIANSVQYWTGLRPMTPSNVPLIGRAHRGQVRHGSHNVDASFDNLWLNTGHGTLGWTHACGSAQAISLLIQGETPPVDFDFVGLVT
- the hemL gene encoding glutamate-1-semialdehyde 2,1-aminomutase; translated protein: MSTKNEQLFAQARKHIPGGVNSPVRAFAGVGGTPIFMHRANGSKIYDTEDNAYIDYVGSWGPMILGHAHPKVIDAVKKAADDGLSFGTPTPFETTVADKICEIVPSVEMIRMTSSGTEATMSAIRLARGYTQRDKIVKFEGCYHGHSDSLLVKAGSGMLDIGEPTSKGVPADFAKHTITIPYNDPQAIKDCFEKWGEEVACVILEPIAGNMNMVIPTQEFHDTLRAECTANGSVLIFDEVMTGFRVGLGGAQAYFGIDPDLTCFGKIIGAGLPVGAFGGKKEVMSCIAPLGGVYQAGTLSGNPLAMRAGIAMFEDLTVDGFYAELAAKVDRLVGGFQAAADKHGINMRTNKLGGMFGMFFVKDNETDTPKNFDDVTECDMTVFNTFFHGMLDRGIYLAPSAYEAGFMSIKHSNEDIDASIKAADEIFAEMAKA